In a genomic window of Brucella anthropi ATCC 49188:
- a CDS encoding 3-methyl-2-oxobutanoate dehydrogenase (2-methylpropanoyl-transferring) subunit alpha, translating into MSDDVVLSLHVPEPEWRPGDAPDFSHVKIPRAGSVRRPEIDEKPEAMRDLAFSIIRVLNREGEAVGPWAGTLTDDELKDGLRHMMILRAYDARMMMAQRQGKTSFYMQHLGEEAVSCAFRKALRKGDMNFPTYRQAGLLIADDYPLVTMMNQIFSNEQDPLKGRQLPVMYSSQEHGFFTISGNLATQYTQAVGWAMASAISHDTKIAAAWIGDGSTAESDFHAALVFASTYKAPVVMNIVNNQWAISTFQGIARGGSGTFAARGHGFGIPALRVDGNDYLAVHAVAKWAVERARRNLGPTIIEYVTYRAGGHSTSDDPSAYRPKAESDAWPLGDPILRLKNHLIKRGVWSDERHKQAEAEVMDLVVAAQREAEAIGTLHDGRKPSMRDMFEDVYAETPPHLIRQRQEAGF; encoded by the coding sequence ATGAGTGATGATGTCGTACTATCCCTGCATGTTCCCGAGCCGGAGTGGCGGCCTGGCGATGCACCGGATTTCTCCCATGTCAAAATCCCGCGTGCGGGAAGCGTTCGCAGGCCGGAAATCGACGAAAAGCCGGAAGCAATGCGCGATCTGGCTTTCAGCATCATCCGCGTTTTGAACCGCGAAGGCGAGGCGGTCGGCCCCTGGGCGGGCACCTTGACCGATGATGAGTTGAAAGACGGGCTTCGTCACATGATGATCCTGCGCGCCTATGATGCGCGTATGATGATGGCCCAGCGTCAGGGCAAGACCTCGTTCTATATGCAGCATTTGGGTGAAGAGGCGGTCAGCTGTGCTTTCCGCAAGGCATTGCGCAAAGGCGACATGAATTTCCCGACCTATCGTCAGGCCGGTCTGCTCATTGCCGACGATTATCCGCTCGTCACGATGATGAACCAGATTTTCTCCAACGAGCAGGACCCGTTGAAAGGCCGTCAGCTTCCGGTGATGTACTCGTCACAGGAACATGGCTTCTTCACCATTTCCGGCAACCTCGCGACGCAATATACGCAGGCCGTCGGCTGGGCCATGGCTTCGGCCATCAGCCACGATACGAAGATCGCGGCAGCATGGATCGGCGATGGCTCGACCGCAGAAAGCGATTTCCACGCCGCATTGGTTTTTGCTTCGACCTACAAAGCCCCGGTGGTGATGAATATCGTCAATAACCAATGGGCCATTTCCACCTTTCAGGGCATTGCGCGCGGCGGCTCCGGCACTTTCGCAGCACGCGGCCACGGCTTCGGCATTCCTGCCCTGCGTGTCGATGGCAATGACTATCTGGCCGTTCATGCGGTTGCCAAATGGGCTGTGGAACGCGCCCGGCGCAATCTCGGACCGACCATCATCGAATATGTGACCTATCGCGCTGGCGGACACTCAACCTCTGACGATCCATCCGCCTATCGTCCGAAGGCCGAAAGCGACGCATGGCCGCTCGGCGATCCGATCCTGCGGCTCAAGAACCATCTTATCAAGCGCGGCGTCTGGTCGGATGAACGTCACAAGCAGGCCGAAGCCGAAGTGATGGATCTGGTGGTGGCTGCACAGCGCGAAGCGGAAGCCATTGGTACATTGCATGACGGTCGCAAGCCATCGATGCGCGACATGTTTGAGGATGTCTATGCCGAAACGCCGCCGCATCTTATCCGCCAGCGTCAGGAGGCGGGGTTTTGA
- a CDS encoding carbohydrate ABC transporter permease — protein MSKARTSPIRTTLVHAALIFYMLIAVFPVALTLINSFKDRNAIFRTPLQFPTPESFSLIGYETVLKQGSFLTYFQNSTIVTVVSIFLVILFGAMAAFALAEYRFKGNTLMGLYLAIGIMIPIRLGTVALLQGMVAAGLVNTLTALILVYTAQGLPLAIFILSEFMRTVSDDLKNAGRIDGMSEYAIFFKLVLPLIRPAMATVAVFTMIPIWNDLWFPLILAPSEATKTVTLGSQLFIGQFVTNWNAVLSALSLAMFPILVLYVIFSRQLIRGITAGAVK, from the coding sequence ATGTCGAAAGCACGCACATCGCCCATTCGCACCACTCTCGTTCATGCGGCCCTGATCTTCTACATGCTGATCGCCGTGTTCCCGGTGGCGCTGACGCTGATCAATTCGTTCAAGGATCGTAATGCGATTTTCCGCACGCCGTTGCAGTTTCCGACACCGGAAAGTTTCAGCCTCATCGGCTATGAAACGGTTCTGAAACAGGGCTCCTTCCTGACTTATTTTCAGAACAGCACCATCGTCACGGTGGTGAGCATCTTCCTTGTGATCCTGTTCGGTGCGATGGCAGCCTTTGCGCTCGCTGAATATCGCTTCAAGGGCAACACGCTGATGGGGCTTTATCTCGCCATCGGCATCATGATCCCGATCCGGCTCGGCACGGTTGCACTGCTGCAAGGCATGGTAGCCGCAGGTCTGGTCAACACGCTGACGGCGCTGATCCTCGTTTATACCGCGCAGGGTCTGCCGCTTGCGATCTTCATCCTGTCGGAATTCATGCGAACAGTATCCGACGATTTGAAGAATGCCGGGCGAATAGACGGCATGTCGGAATATGCGATCTTCTTCAAGCTGGTGCTGCCGTTGATCAGGCCTGCCATGGCCACGGTCGCCGTCTTCACCATGATCCCGATCTGGAACGATCTCTGGTTCCCGCTGATCCTTGCGCCAAGTGAAGCCACCAAGACGGTGACTCTCGGTTCGCAGCTGTTCATCGGTCAGTTCGTCACCAACTGGAATGCGGTTCTGTCAGCGCTTTCGCTGGCGATGTTCCCGATCCTCGTCCTTTACGTCATATTCTCGCGGCAGCTGATCCGCGGCATCACCGCGGGGGCTGTAAAATGA
- a CDS encoding Gfo/Idh/MocA family protein, with protein sequence MSSAMQNPVRVLSAGLGNMGRSHALAYHRNPGFEVIGLVNRTKVAVPDELAGYEIHPSFHEALKELKPDLACVATYSESHADYAVAALEQGAHVFVEKPLATTVEDARRVIDCARANGRKLVIGYILRHHPSWMRLISEARQLGGPYVFRMNLNQQSSGATWETHKNLMNTTSPIVDCGVHYVDVMCQITDAKPVEVRGMGLRLSDEIKPDMYNYGHLQVLFDDGTVGWYEAGWGPMMSETAFFVKDVISPNGCVSIVMNEAVTKSDDVDAHTKTSTIRVHRAERGADGKFLKPDTDLSMADEPGHQELCEREQAYMLKAIREDIDLNRHMDDALQSLRICLAADESVRSGQPVKL encoded by the coding sequence ATGAGTTCTGCAATGCAAAATCCTGTTCGTGTTCTTTCCGCCGGGCTCGGCAATATGGGCCGCAGCCATGCGCTCGCCTACCACCGCAATCCAGGCTTCGAGGTCATCGGCCTCGTCAATCGCACCAAGGTTGCTGTTCCGGATGAACTGGCAGGCTATGAAATTCATCCTTCCTTCCATGAAGCACTGAAGGAACTGAAGCCCGATCTCGCCTGCGTCGCCACCTATTCGGAAAGCCATGCGGATTATGCCGTCGCGGCGCTGGAGCAGGGCGCGCATGTGTTCGTGGAAAAGCCGCTGGCAACGACGGTTGAGGATGCGCGTCGGGTAATCGATTGCGCACGCGCCAACGGGCGCAAGCTCGTCATCGGCTATATTCTGCGCCATCATCCGTCGTGGATGCGGCTTATTTCCGAGGCACGCCAGCTCGGCGGACCTTACGTCTTCCGCATGAATCTCAACCAGCAATCCAGTGGCGCAACCTGGGAGACGCACAAGAACCTGATGAACACCACGTCGCCCATTGTCGATTGTGGCGTGCATTATGTGGACGTCATGTGCCAGATCACTGACGCCAAGCCGGTGGAAGTACGCGGCATGGGATTGCGCCTCTCCGACGAGATCAAGCCGGACATGTATAATTACGGCCATCTTCAGGTGTTATTCGATGACGGCACGGTCGGCTGGTATGAAGCGGGCTGGGGACCGATGATGTCGGAAACGGCCTTCTTCGTGAAGGACGTCATCTCGCCGAACGGCTGCGTCTCGATCGTCATGAACGAGGCCGTGACCAAGTCCGACGATGTGGACGCACATACCAAGACCTCGACCATCCGTGTTCACCGCGCCGAGCGCGGAGCAGATGGAAAGTTCCTGAAACCGGATACGGACCTCTCGATGGCCGACGAGCCCGGACATCAGGAGTTGTGTGAACGCGAGCAGGCTTACATGCTGAAGGCCATTCGCGAAGATATCGATCTCAACCGACATATGGATGACGCGCTGCAATCGCTGCGCATCTGCCTTGCGGCAGATGAAAGCGTGCGCTCGGGCCAGCCTGTCAAACTGTAA
- a CDS encoding ABC transporter ATP-binding protein, translating into MGSLLLKSVHKRYGAQEVLQDINLEVQDGEFIIFVGPSGCGKSTLLRSIAGLEDVSSGQVLINGDDVTVTPPSKRGIAMVFQSYALYPHLTVKDNMGLGLKQAGTPKAEIETRVSKASAMLSLDPYLGRRPAEMSGGQRQRVAIGRALVREPELFLFDEPLSNLDAALRVQTRLEIAKLHRELKATMIYVTHDQVEAMTLADRIVVLNAGRIEQVGSPMELYNKPDNLFVAGFIGSPQMNFVDGTRVGDTGAKTVGIRPEHISVSRDSGKWKGKVIHAEHLGADTILYVETEAAGLITVRLFGEHHYNEGDMIFITPDDSKTHRFDANGKAIR; encoded by the coding sequence GTGGGATCGCTGCTACTCAAATCGGTACACAAGCGCTACGGCGCACAGGAAGTTCTGCAGGATATCAATCTTGAAGTGCAGGACGGCGAGTTCATTATCTTCGTCGGACCTTCCGGTTGCGGCAAGTCAACGCTGCTGCGTTCCATTGCCGGTCTGGAAGACGTCTCTTCCGGTCAGGTGCTCATCAATGGCGATGATGTCACAGTCACGCCGCCTTCCAAGCGCGGCATCGCGATGGTGTTCCAGTCCTATGCGCTTTATCCGCACCTGACGGTCAAGGACAATATGGGGCTTGGCCTCAAGCAGGCAGGTACGCCGAAGGCCGAAATTGAAACGCGCGTTTCCAAGGCTTCGGCAATGCTGTCGCTTGACCCTTATCTGGGTCGCCGTCCGGCTGAAATGTCGGGTGGCCAGCGCCAGCGCGTCGCCATCGGGCGTGCACTGGTGCGCGAACCGGAACTGTTCCTGTTCGATGAACCGCTGTCGAACCTCGATGCTGCACTTCGCGTGCAGACGCGGCTTGAAATCGCCAAGTTACACCGCGAGCTCAAGGCGACGATGATCTATGTCACGCATGATCAGGTTGAGGCCATGACGCTTGCGGACCGTATCGTTGTCCTCAATGCCGGCCGCATCGAGCAGGTCGGTTCGCCGATGGAACTCTATAACAAGCCTGACAATCTGTTTGTCGCGGGCTTCATCGGATCGCCGCAGATGAATTTCGTGGACGGCACCCGTGTTGGCGACACAGGAGCGAAGACGGTCGGTATCCGTCCCGAGCACATTTCCGTCAGCCGCGACAGCGGCAAATGGAAAGGCAAAGTCATCCACGCCGAACATCTCGGTGCCGATACGATCCTTTACGTCGAAACCGAAGCTGCAGGCCTGATTACGGTGCGGCTCTTCGGCGAACATCACTACAACGAAGGCGACATGATCTTCATTACGCCTGATGATAGCAAGACGCATCGGTTCGATGCGAACGGCAAAGCGATCCGCTGA